Proteins encoded by one window of Rutidosis leptorrhynchoides isolate AG116_Rl617_1_P2 chromosome 7, CSIRO_AGI_Rlap_v1, whole genome shotgun sequence:
- the LOC139859006 gene encoding palmitoyl-acyl carrier protein thioesterase, chloroplastic-like has product MPIVAMASSNNINLVKCYYSQKGHNDHTSNKNIFKASNLLALGTRNTKISRHSIKVNANVRKGVETVNGKKVNGVHLGDQSGLKGSKDCSFEEPNDRGVLLGRFVEDRYVYRQTFAIRSYEIGPDKTATMETLMNLLQETALNHVTSAGLAGDGFGATHEMSLRKLIWVVTRIHVQVEKYSSWGDVVDIDTWVNSAGKNGMRRDWIIRDFVTRKIITSATSTWVIMNRETRRLSKIPDEVRNEVAPFYLSRDAIPTENIDHEKIEKLTDETAARIRAGIAPSWSDMDANQHVNNVKYIGWILESVPMEVLEEYNMGSITLEYRRECRQSDMLDSLTSTKTRLQQQENNALNLECTHLLRMQDDQAEIVRARTLWISKH; this is encoded by the exons ATGCCAATAGTAGCCATGGCATCATCAAACAACATTAATCTTGTAAAATGTTATTACTCTCAAAAGGGTCATAATGATCACACATCAAATAAGAACATTTTCAAGGCGAGTAATTTGTTGGCTTTGGGTACGCGAAACACAAAGATCTCGAGGCATTCGATTAAGGTGAACGCAAATGTTAGAAAAGGGGTCGAAACAGTAAATGGGAAGAAGGTGAATGGGGTACATTTAGGTGATCAAAGTGGATTAAAAGGTAGTAAAGATTGTAGCTTTGAGGAACCTAATGATCGTGGGGTTCTTTTAGGTAGGTTTGTAGAAGATCGTTATGTTTATCGACAAACTTTTGCTATTAGATCTTATGAAATCGGACCCGATAAGACTGCCACCATGGAAACATTGATGAATCTCTTACAA GAAACTGCCCTTAATCACGTCACAAGTGCGGGTTTAGCTGGGGACGGGTTTGGAGCGACCCATGAAATGAGCCTTCGGAAACTAATATGGGTGGTAACCCGGATCCATGTTCAAGTAGAAAAATATAGTTCATG GGGAGATGTCGTAGACATTGATACATGGGTGAATTCAGCTGGTAAAAATGGAATGAGACGAGACTGGATTATTCGAGATTTCGTCACTAGGAAAATTATAACCAGCGCAACAAG tacATGGGTGATCATGAACAGAGAAACAAGGAGGTTATCTAAGATTCCAGATGAAGTTAGAAATGAAGTAGCACCATTTTATCTTAGTAGAGATGCAATTCCAACCGAAAACATAGATCACGAAAAAATCGAGAAACTTACTGATGAAACTGCTGCAAGAATTCGTGCTGGTATAGCG CCAAGTTGGAGTGACATGGATGCAAATCAACATGTAAATAATGTGAAGTACATTGGTTGGATTTTGGAG AGTGTACCAATGGAAGTATTAGAAGAGTACAACATGGGAAGCATAACACTGGAGTACCGAAGAGAATGTAGACAATCTGATATGCTTGATTCTTTAACAAGTACCAAAACAAGGCTACAACAACAAGAGAACAATGCATTAAATCTGGAATGCACACATTTGCTTAGAATGCAAGATGATCAAGCCGAAATAGTACGCGCAAGAACATTATGGATTTCAAAGCATTAG